The Flaviramulus sp. BrNp1-15 genome includes the window CTGTAGAACAGTTGCACGAACTCTTATTAGCAAAAGATTTCACAAATACAGAATCGCAAATTTATCTTCAATGCGAGACGACACAGTTTAGTTACCTTGTAACAAAACTTAAACCATTTTTTATTTATTTCAATCCTACGGCAATAGAACGTTCTGGAAAATTTGTTACCAAAACAGGTACGCTATTAAAGGCTAATAATCTTCACAAAAACAAAGTTCATAACCCAAAAGAAAAGGAAGAAATAGATAAAATTATCCAACAACTGCAATAAAAAACAGTAAGAATAGTAAGAAACCTTACTGTTGTCTTACCCTTGTTTTACACTCTTACTAAAATCGAGAAGCCAATTTTGAACCTTTGTCCTGTTCTTGAAAACCAAGAATGACATTTGGCCAGATGTCCATTTACTATAAACTAAAATTTTATTAGTTATGGACGAAATATTAGAACGTCTCAAAATTATTGAACAGCACGTTTTAGACAGAAACATTATTGTAAAAAACGTATTGAGCTTCAACGAAGCGTGTAAGTTTTTGGAATTATCACAATCCCATTTATACAAACTTACAAGTACAGGAACCATTCCACATTATAAACCGAATGGAAAGAAAATTTATTTTAACAGAGTCGAATTAGAAGAATGGTTATTAAGTAACCGTGTTGATTCACAAGATGAAATCGAACAGCAAGCTGCCGATTACCTAATTAAGAAAGGAGCGGTGAAGTTATGACTGAAATAATCGATTTAATCTTGGCACTCTCGCAAGATATCAAGGACTTAAAAGCACGTATCGAATTGTTGCGACAATCGAGAGCAGAAGTATTAAAGGATACGTGGATAGACAATCAAGATGTATTGCAGACTTTACATATTAGTAAGCGTACGTTGCAAACTTTAAGAACCAATGGCACTTTGCCTTACAGCAAAGTAAAAGGTAAATTTTACTATAGAGTTGCTGACATAGAGCAATTGCTTCAAGATAACTACTACAACCATAATTTCAAGCAAGATGGAAATAAGTAGAGAAGCAATTTTAGACAAAACACATTATGGCTTAAAGATTTATGCCTATGTGTTAAGACAGTATTATCCTGATACAACAGTCCTTTCCGTAAAAGGAAGGGACTGCGGGATAACTCGTAACCCATTTAATGGTGGAAAAGAAACTTTACGGATTCATATTGATGGAGTGATTGCAACCCATAGAGATACCGAACTAAAAACCTTTAACGGTGATGTATTTGAATTTGCCAAATATCATTTTAAAACTATTGATGAAGCTGATTTATTGCAGAAAATAAATGAAGCAGTACATCTGAATTTAGAAATCAAAGAAAATGACGAGTTAGAATGGTTAAACGAACCAGACGATACCTGGTATGCTTACTGTAGCTTTTTCAAAGCACCTGTTCGTAATGTATTTCCTGCGGAAACATTGCGACTGCATCAAATATTTGCATTAATCACAAGTGATAAATACAAAAGGATTACTGAAGAATTAAGAGCAATTACCAATGTAAAAGAAGCACGTAAATTCAAAGTAAATCGCTTTGATTACGTAACACTTTCAGGAACATTTGAAAAACGAAGTGATAACAATTTGCTAAAGCATTCTAATCTATTAACGATTGATTTTGACCATTTAGAGAATTTACAAGAGTTAAGAACACAACTCTTAAATGATGAATATTTTGAAACCGAAATGCTATTCATATCACCATCTGGTGATGGTTTAAAATGGATTATTAGAATAGATGTTTCAGAAGTATCACATTCAGAATATTTCACAGCAGTAGCAAATTACATTAAACACAATTATAACATTGAGGTTGACCAGTCAGGTAAAGACGTTTCCAGAGCGTGTTTTTTACCATATGACCCAACAGCCTTTCTACATAAAAGACATCAAGCATTATGACAAAAATATTTAACCCAAAAGATTGGTTAGAAGTTCCTAAAGAGCAACCTCAACCAAAAAGCAACACGGCAACAACTAATGTTGTTGCTGTTGCTGATAACGACATTGAATCCTACATTTCAGCAATCGAGCAATCAGGTTTGGACATAACAGGAAACTATGCAACTTGGAGAGATTTAGGTTTTGCTTTAGCTGAAGAATATGGAGAAACAGGAAGAGATTATTTCCACCGAATAAGCAAAAACTATGCGGGCTATGATTCAAAAGAATGTGATGAACAATTCAACAAATGCTTAAATGCAAAAGGACACGGAATTACTATTGCTACCTTTTACCATAACGCACATCAATCAGGTATCAAACCGACCAAACAACAGTACAACAACGAAGTTGCAACAAACGTTGCAACTATTGTTGATACACCCAACCAAGCAATGCCAACAATACCGGATGAGGTATTTAATACCTTACCGCAGTTTTTACAACAAGTTGTAAATCCAGCGAGCAGTCAAGAGGAAAAGGACATTTTGTTGTTAGGAGCTTTAACGGCTTTTAGTGCCTGCTTTCCTAAACTCTTTGGTATCTACGACCAACGTAAGGTGTTTGCTAATTTATATCTTTTTGTAACTGCACCTGCATCTGCAGGTAAAGGCAGGCTTAATCAAATTAAAAAGTTGGTAGAACCTGTTCACAAGTTAAAACGTGAGCAAGCCAAAGTTCTAAAGCAACAATTTAATACAGAAATGGCAACTTATAATATGAACAAGGGTAAAGATGAAAACTTGGAAAAACCA containing:
- a CDS encoding helix-turn-helix domain-containing protein; amino-acid sequence: MDEILERLKIIEQHVLDRNIIVKNVLSFNEACKFLELSQSHLYKLTSTGTIPHYKPNGKKIYFNRVELEEWLLSNRVDSQDEIEQQAADYLIKKGAVKL
- a CDS encoding helix-turn-helix domain-containing protein — its product is MALSQDIKDLKARIELLRQSRAEVLKDTWIDNQDVLQTLHISKRTLQTLRTNGTLPYSKVKGKFYYRVADIEQLLQDNYYNHNFKQDGNK
- a CDS encoding BT4734/BF3469 family protein, with the translated sequence MEISREAILDKTHYGLKIYAYVLRQYYPDTTVLSVKGRDCGITRNPFNGGKETLRIHIDGVIATHRDTELKTFNGDVFEFAKYHFKTIDEADLLQKINEAVHLNLEIKENDELEWLNEPDDTWYAYCSFFKAPVRNVFPAETLRLHQIFALITSDKYKRITEELRAITNVKEARKFKVNRFDYVTLSGTFEKRSDNNLLKHSNLLTIDFDHLENLQELRTQLLNDEYFETEMLFISPSGDGLKWIIRIDVSEVSHSEYFTAVANYIKHNYNIEVDQSGKDVSRACFLPYDPTAFLHKRHQAL